A single Rhopalosiphum padi isolate XX-2018 chromosome 4, ASM2088224v1, whole genome shotgun sequence DNA region contains:
- the LOC132929433 gene encoding protein FAM91A1, with product MLNLPSMNEEMEKCVLQNIPWANLPPAVKQGVGNSLKEYKKCISVYSIRNQVRYKTNLVRTVVRNEQNYYEDLMTYSRENLMLYPYHLSDVIVKGLRITPFQFYISTIIHVMESDKSYDSIPNFTAVDCLRILGIGRNEYIELMNQCRTKNKLFRRKNEIRPMLPSQPIDINPDPWWTVDVGCLFEDDIKTINEDEKKFIDHIIDNGQQMAGSLDYNILHSLYKKGLIYYDVPIYDDDHIIVSTLGGFVMNRVLGDNFENLLYKIFVSIDEHTSVSELATVLEIDLESVKNAVSLFCRLKIAQKKSPKSFSTHLSWSGSKNIPKLEIVNVENVSDVSSSIILPTEIPDILESSPDKSNAEKRMAFLFDSTLTAFLMMGNLSPSLKDHAVTLFEAGKLTDEALNVFLDELDKVADGYSSGSCVFGSETPSAGESEGEARRYFEHALTLRSTVKALRSENCSGKLDLIRWESLKSLTADTCVRFLKKNYNLLMSMAPLNKETPLLTSPKLPHIGPPIPEVNSVWFKLYLYHKTCYGPPSLLLIRGVRLWNVPKMFRHCSKVMITTWGHDPHFISIENLLTIINDTLKESPVLIQACNPNTCVLPFPKMNHLQNEHSFLYEENFLKSLSNVLNIENTCGYITCVTTPTKYEKKFTSEQSSDVSPVFQKNGVSLLKEELDKLNDATCIKKTLLLEPVYDTSEWTLLDCCFGVPLFNSDINQNICKHIVENQMWNEENVMKLVESNELLSKDLLNFIELYKDSDKDFEDLLPFDKSSIAWPVDCLIFENGKLTVWK from the exons atgttaaatttgCCAAGTATGAACGAAGAAATGGAAAAATGTGTACTTCAAAATATTCCTTGGGCTAATTTACCACCAGCCGTAaaacaa ggAGTTGGAAATTCTCTAAAAgagtacaaaaaatgtatttctgtgTACAGCATAAGGAATCAAGTTcgatacaaaacaaatttag TGAGAACAGTTGTTAGAAACGAACAAAATTACTATGAAGATTTGATGACATATAGTAGAGAAAATTTGATGCTTTATCCATACCATCTATCTGATGTAATTGTTAAAGGACTAAGAATAACaccatttcaattttatatatcaaCGATTATACATGTTATGGAGTCAGACAAAAGCTATGATTCAATTCCAAATTTCACAGCAGTTGATt GTCTTAGAATACTAGGAATTGGTCGTAACGAGTATATTGAATTAATGAATCAATgccgaacaaaaaataaactttttagaaGGAAAAATGAGATACGACCAATGTTACCATCTCAACCAATAGATATAAATCCAGATCCTTGGTGGACTGTTGATGTTGGATGTTTGTTTGAAGatgatattaaa accaTCAATgaagacgaaaaaaaatttattgaccATATAATTGATAATGGACAACAAATGGCTGGAAGCTTAGATTACAATATACTCCATAGTCTttacaa aaaaggTTTAATTTACTATGATGTTCCAATATATGATGATGACCATATAATAGTATCAACGCTTGGTGGTTTTGTTATGAACAGAGTGCTTggtgataattttgaaaatctcCTTTACAAAATTTTTGTATCTATTGATGAACACACTTCAGTTAGTgag ttggcTACAGTATTAGAGATTGATTTGGAATCTGTTAAAAATGCAGTTTCCTTATTTTGCCGATTGAAAATTGCACAAAAGAAAAGTCCTAAAAGTTTTTCTACTCATTTATCCTGGTCTGGTTCAAAGAATATACCAAAATTAGAAATAGTAAATGTAGAAAATGTATCTGATGTATCTTCTTCAATAATATTACCCACTGAAATACCAGATATTCTTGAATCATCGCCAGATAAAAGTAATGCTGAAAAAAGAATGGCTTTTTTGTTTGATTCAACTCTTACAGCATTTTTAATGATGGGTAATCTGTCCCCt AGTCTAAAAGATCATGCAGTTACATTATTTGAAGCTGGCAAATTAACTGATGAAGCATTAAATGTGTTTTTGGATGAACTTGATAAAGTTGCAGACGGTTATAGTTCTGGTAGTTGTGTTTTTGGAAGTGAAACTCCTAGTGCAGGTGAGAGTGAAGGTGAAGCTAGACGATATTTTGAACATGCATTAACACTCAGAAGTACTGTGAAAGCATTGAGATCAGAAAATTGCTCCGGTAAACTGGATCTTATTCGATGGGAAAGTCTTAAGTCTTTAACAGCAGATACATGTgttagatttttgaaaaaaaattacaa tttattaatgtCAATGGCTCCTTTAAACAAAGAAACACCTCTTTTAACATCACCAAAATTACCACATATTGGTCCTCCTATACCTGAAGTTAATTCAGTttggtttaaattatatttatatcataaaacatgTTATGGACCTCCATCACTACTTTTGATTagag GTGTACGCTTGTGGAATGTTCCTAAAATGTTTCGACATTGTTCTAAAGTAATGATAACTACTTGGGGACATGATCCACATTTTATATCTATTGAGAACTTATTAACCATTATTAATGACACATTAAAAGAATCACCAGTTCTTATAcaa gCTTGTAATCCAAATACTTGTGTATTACCATTCCCAAAAATGAACCATTTACAAAATG aacACTCATTTTTATAtgaagaaaattttttaaaaagtctatcaaatgttttaaacattgaaaatacATGTGGTTACATAACTTGTGTAACAACACCTACTAAATATGAAAAGAAATTTACTTCAGAACAGTCCAGTG atgtttcacctgtttttcaaaaaaatggagTATCTCTCTTAAAAGAagaattagataaattaaatgatgCAACGTGCATAAAGAAAACACTGCTATTAGAACCTGTTTATGATACATCAGAGTGGACTTTGTTAGACTGTTGTTTTGGTGTGCCACTTTTTAATTCAGATATCAACCAAAACATTTGTAAACATATTGTAGAAAATCAAATGTGGAATGaagaaaa